Genomic window (Desulforapulum autotrophicum HRM2):
AAGATGGTGTGGCCGTTGGCAATGTACCGACCTACGTTGAGAAACTCTCCGTTGACTGTATCCGTCACCGGGTCGGCCCCCATCATCAAAGTTGTGGCCGTGACGATTTTCACAAACCAGGGAAACATCAGCACGATCATGGAGACACCCAGTACGTTAAACAGGGTGTGTGCCCGGGCCGTTCGATGGGCGCTCAGGCTGGTGGAGCCGATGGTTGCGATTTCAGCTGTTATGGTCGTTCCGATGTTTTCACCAAGGACCAGGGCCATGGCTGTTGGAAACGTGATCAGTCCCTGGGCGGCCAGGGTCATGGTCAGGCCCACTGTGGCCGATGATGACTGGACCATGATGGTCACAAGGGCTCCCATGGCAACACACAGGAGAATGCCTGGGTAGGTGTCTGTGGAAAATCTGGTGAAAAAGGCAATGAACTCAGGGTCGTTCTTTATGGGTGCAAGGCCGTGATTCATTACGGTCATTCCGTAGAAGAGAAGGCCAAAGCCCAGGATGATTTCACCAATATGGCGGTTACGTCGTCGTTTGGAGAAAAATTTCATGGGAACGCCAATGGCAATGGCCGGAAGGGCAAGGCTGGTGAGCTTAAAGGCGATCATCTGGGCCGTGACCGTGGTACCCACGTTGGCACCGAGGATGACACCCACGGCCTGTTCCAGGGTCATGATGCCGGCACCCACAAAGCCGATGAGCATTACGGTGGTGGCCGATGAGGACTGGATCACCGCCGTGACCCCGGCTCCGGTGGCGCAGCCCATGAACCGGTTGGATGAAATAGCACCGAGTATTCGTTTGATCCTGGGGCCGGCTGTCATTTCAAGCCCTTCGGTCATCATCTTCATCCCGAGAATGAAAAGTCCGAGGCCGCCGATGGTCTGAATGAAAATATCCAATAGATCCACGATGTCACCTTTTTAGCATCTGTTAGATTACTGTTAGATTTCGGTTGGGTTTTTATTAAAACCCTGCACTCTATAGTTTATTTTGTCAGTTTTTTCAATTGTGAAATAGTTTTCATGGAAATGGTTTTTCCCAGGCAGGGAAACAGGGCATTGTTTGAAAAGATTGGATCCAGGTCCAGGTCAAACCGGGAAGCTTTTTTTGCCCGTTCCCACATGGGGGTGTGGGGAATGGGTGTGTAATAGGCTAGCACGGGTGTAATGCCGCTTTTTTTTACCTCAAGAATCGAACTTTCAACCGCCTCTATTTCCTGATCGGGCAATCCACACAGGAGATAGGCCCCGATCTGATCCCGGCTGAATCCGGCGTCCTTGAGCAGGGTGACGGCATGGTGGAACTCATGGGCGTTGACCTTGCAGTCAAGGCGTCGCTCCCGGGAGAAGTCGGTGGTTTCAAGTCCCAGGCGTATGGTCTTGAATCCTGCCTTGAACATCAGTGTGGCCGTCTGTTCTGTGATTTCACGGATGTGCAGGGCATTGGGGGTGTGAAAGGCAAGATTCAGGTTTGCCTCGATGATGGCTTTAAAGAGGGGAACAGCATGGTTTCTGGCATCTATGAGCAGAGCGTCATCGTAAAAGGCAAAGTTTTTGACCCCCCTCTGGTTATGCCAATGACAGATTTCCTGGAAGACCGATTCCGGTGACCTTCTTCGGAATCGGGGCTCAAGGTAGGATGAGGCGCAGTATTCGCAGGCAAAGGGGCATCCCCTGGTGGTGAGGATGGGTGCATGGGTCAGGTTTGTAATAAGGTCCAGGGCTGGCAGGGGAAGGGTATCAAGATCTTTCGGATCCAGGCGGGGGGTAAATGAAAAACCCGTATGCCGGTAAACGATTTCCTGGATTTTGTTTTCACCGTTGCCCGGTACCACCTCGTCGGCAAGGGAATGTTTGACGGCGTGGTCGGTGAGGAGGGTGGCGTAGATACCCCCGAGAACCACTGGGATGCCGGGAAAAATCTCTTTAATTGCTGCAATGGTTTCCCTGACGCCGCCAGCCCAGTAGGTCATGAGGGAGGTGACAAAAACAAGATCCGGTGGGTCCATCTGTCTTAGATCTGTCCGGAACCATTCAGGATCTATGCCATACCGGGAATATCGGCCCGGGGCTCGTTCCTTGAGGATATCGGGTTTTGGGATTTCGGTTTTCCGGTAGGGACCCCGTCCGTCAGGAAAAACCCTTGTTCCTGGCCCTGCCATGGGATGGAATCGATCCAGGCAATCCATGAAGGTTACCCGGACGTTGTTCTGCCTCAGGATGGCGGCAAGGGTGAGGAGTCCCAGGGGTTTTGCCCAGAAATCAAAGGCGGCAAAGTCGTGGATCCATGGGTTGACGCAGAGGACATGGGGAGGATTGTGTGTCGGCTCAGTCAAAGTACTGCATGGAGGTCTTTTTCAGTTCCTGTTTACTGAACAGCAGGGTGTAATCTGTGACACCGACAGCCACGGATATTCTTTTGGCAATGGCGTGGCAGGTGGCTTCATCCGAAGCATGGACCATGGTGTAGAGATTGTAGGGCCAGGTGCCTGACGGGTCCCTTCGATAGCAGTGGGTCACCTCGTCAAAGGCGGCCATGGCAGGTCCAACTGCTTCGATCCGTTCTTCAGACACCTTCCAGGCCACCATGGCATTGGCCTTATAGCCTGATTTCTGGTGTTTAAGGGTGGCACCGAACCGGCGGATCACGCCCCGGTCATGGAGGGCCTTTACCGTTGCGATTACCTCTTCCTCGGACATGCCGAGGGTCTGGGCAAGGGCCAGATAAGGGCGTTCACACACAGGAATGTTTCCCTGGAGGGCTGAAATAACTTTTTTTTCTGTTTCACTTAACATGGAAGTTTTAAACGATTTTTCCCCGTATATGTCAAGGATAAAATGAACCGGAACGCTTTGACCATTCCTGTGCCCTATTTAGTTGCTCTTTTCTCCGGAAAAAGGGCCAGGATATCCTCCCGGGTGGCCCGGCAGATTCCCCGTTCCGTGATCAGGCCCGTGACAAGCCGTGCCGGTGTCACGTCAAAGGCGTGGTTAGCGGCAGGGCTCGATAAAGGCGGCACCAGAACTTTCACAAGGTTGCCGGCCTGGTCAAGGCCCTGGACATACTGAATTTCTTCCGGGTCCCGCTCTTCAATGGGAATGTCTGTGATGCCGTTGTCAATCTCCCAGTCGATGGTGGACGATGGCAGGGCCACGTAAAAGGGCAGGTTGTTGTCCTTTGCCGCAAGGGCCTTGAGGTAGGTGCCGATCTTGTTGGCAACATCCCCGCTCCGGGTGGTTCTGTCCGTGCCCACGATCACAAGGTCCACCATGCCGTGCTGCATGAGATGGCCCCCGGCATTGTCCGTGATAATGGTGTGGTTGATGCCGTGCTTGCCAAGTTCCCAGGCCGTGAGCCTTGATCCCTGGTTCAGGGGTCGGGTTTCGTCAACCCATACATGAATGTCGATTTTCTGATCAAAGGCCGTGTACATGGGGGCGGTGGCGGTTCCATATTCGATGCAGGCAAGCCAGCCTGCATTGCAGTGTGTCAGGATATTGACAGGTGCGCCCCCTTTCTTCCGGCTGATCTCCTGGATGATGGAGAGTCCGTGAAGGCCGATTTGCCGGCAGTTTTCCGCTTCGTCTTCAACAATGGCCAGGGCCTCGTTTCTGGCGGCGTTAAGGCGGTCGGCCGGGACGTTGACATTAAGGCAGGCTTCAAGGACACGGTCAACCCCCCATGCAAGGTTTACGGCAGTGGGGCGGGCTGACTTGAGGCGGTTACATTCACGGACCAGATCTTCACTGGTGCACGTCTGGTTCTGGAGAAGCGCTGTGTACACACCAAAGGCGCCTGTGGCACCGATCAGGGGTGCTCCCCGGACAAACATCTCCTGGATGGCGTAGATCACATCGTCCACGGTGTTGAGATCGGCTATGACCAGTTTGTGGGGCAGCATCCGCTGGTCGATCACCCGTGCAATTTTTTTTTCCCCATCAAACCATATGGGCCGCATCTGTTGGTTGTCCACAAGCATTTTTATCTCCTCCATGGGCTGAAATTTGTCGGTCATCATACCATTGTGGCCCCCATGGTCAACGATAATATTGCATCACTCTTGCCTTGACAGGGGGGAGCCCTTTCTATAGAACCTAAAACTTATAGGTAGAAAAGAGAGCGGGAAATGCCAAGCGCCTTGTTTGCAGAACACGGGGGGCTCAATACGAATTTCATGCCGGGAGAAGGGTTTATGGTAAAGGTCGGAATCATTGGCGGGTCTGGAATGGATGACCCTGAAATCGTTGATGACGCAACAAGAATAACGGTGAAAACCCCCTATGGAGATCCTTCGTCTCCACTTACCTGCGGAAGGATCAAGGGGGTGGAGGTGGTAATCCTTGCACGCCATGGCCATGGGCACTGCATCACTCCAAGTCAGGTTAATAACCGGGCAAATATCATGGCTCTCAAGGACCTGGGAGTAACGGCCATCCTTGCAACCACAGCCTGTGGCAGCCTGAAACAGGAGATTCACCGGGGGGATCTTGTGATCCTGGACCAGTTCATCGATTTTACCCGGCTGCGGAAAAATACCTTCCACGACTCGTTTGAAAATGGCATGGTTCATGCGCCCATGGCCGATCCCTTTGACCCGGATTTGAGGCAGCTGTTGTTTGATACCGCCGTTGCACAGAAGGCCAGGGTCCACCAGAGGGGAACGGTGGTGACCATTGAGGGACCCCGATTTTCCACAAGGGCCGAATCAAAAATGTTCCGGCTGTGGGGGGGGGATGTGATCAATATGTCCATTGCTCCGGAGGCGGCTCTTGCCCGTGAAGCAGCTATCCCCTATGGGGTGGTGGCCATGTCAACGGACTATGACTGCTGGAATGAGGATGAGGCGCCCGTTTCCTGGGAGGAGGTCCTGAAGGTGTTCAACAATAATGCAGAGCGGGTCAAGGCGCTTTTAATTGCGGCTGTCGCAGCGTTGAAATAATTTTAAAAATGCGGTTTAAACCGAGAACAAACCAGGTGGAACAGATGGACATCATAAAGAACAGCATACGATCAATACCGGGATGGCCCATAAAGGGTGTTACCTTCAGGGACATTACGACTCTCATGCAGGACCCGGACATTAACAGGAAAACCACGGATATTTTTTTTGACCGCTATAAAAACATGGCCATAGACAAGGTGGTGGGCATTGACGCCAGGGGGTTTGTATTCGGGGCCATCCTGGCCCACCAGCTCCATGTGGGATTTGTGCCGGTCAGAAAAAAAGGAAAGCTTCCCTATAAAACCATCAGTGAATCCTATAGCCTTGAATATGGTAAAGACACCCTGGAGATCCATGAGGATGCCATCAAAAAAGGAGAGCGGGTGATTATCATGGACGACCTCATCGCCACAGGCGGCACCATCGGGGCAACAGTCAAGCTGGTGGAAAAAATCGGCGGCCATATTGTCGAGTGTGCTTTTGTTGTTGAACTTCCCGACCTTAAGGGCCGATCCCGGCTTAACGGCCACAGTATCTTTTCCATTGTGGCATTTGATGGGGATTGATCCTGTCTATCCTTTGGCCGTGAGATAACGTTTGATGATTCCTGAGGCGTTGGTGGAATAGACGCCTGAGACCACAAGCGCGGCACCCACGAGAAGTGATGCGGTCACGGGTTCGCCCAGGATGAGCCAGGCAAATAGAATGGCCGAGATGGGCACAAAATTGATAAATACGCTGGCCTTCATGGGACCGATCTCCCTGATGCCCTCGTAGTACCATAGAAAGCCGAGTACGGTACCAAAGAACCCCAGGTAGAAGAGGCTGAACCAGTCGATGATTGACCAGGCCCCCATGGTGGTAAGGTCTCCTTTGAAGATCGAGACAATACCCAGGAAAACGGTGCCGATCACGGACGAATAGCATACGGAGGCAAGGGGGGATAGGCTTCCCATGACTGATTTTCCAATCAGCGAGTAGGCCACCCAGCTTGCCACACAGCCGTAGATCAGAAGTTCACCCCTGCCGATTTCATAGCTGACAAGGTCGGTGAGGTGGCCGTTGGAGATGACAACCATGGCGCCGGTGACAGACATGATAATACCCGCACCCTTGATCAGATCCAGCCGCTCTTTGAACAAAAGGGCCGACAGCAGGCTGATGAGGATGGGGTTGGTGGCGATGATCAGGGCGGCCTTGCCTGCATTTATGTGGTGGAAGGCTGAGAAAAACAGGATATTGTAGGCAAAGACCCCTGTGGCGCCCAGAAGAATCAGGGGAAGGATCAATTTTGCCTGTATGCGTGGAAGCCTTCCCTCGAGTTTTCTTGTAATCACAAGCAGGAAAATCGAGGCAATGGCAAAACGGACAAATGCCGCATCCAGAGGGTTGACGTCGCCTGCAAGGAATTTTCCGGCAATAAATGTGCCGCCCCAGAATATGGCCGTTAAGAGTAGTTTCAGGTAGGTCATGGCAGAGTTCCCTTTGATTTAATGTTCTGCAAAGAATCCCCTTATACCTTCCCTCCGGGCGATAGGCAAGTCTTCATCTTCACAATGAATTTTTACCGTAGATAGTGTTCGACCGAAAATCCGTGTTTGGATAGCTCCTCTTCGAGCCGTTCAAACACTCGTTCTGTCGGGAAGGGGGGCCACTGTGACGGCTTGCCCCCACAGCTGGGAGATAACCGTTTCGATGCAGCAATCGCCGCTGGTCCAGAATGAGGTAGAACCGGGTTCTGTCCTGGTGGTTAGAAGATCCATTGTGGTAAGAATGCGCATCACCTGGCGGGATACCGCCTCGCCGGTCTCAATTATCCTGATTTCCTGGCCTGCCATTTCCCGGACAAGGGGAACAAGAAAGGGGTAGTGGGTACACCCAAGAACAATGGTGTCCGCACCCTTTTCAAGCAGGGGAACCAGATAGCGTTCCAGAAGCTTTCGGGTTTCCGGGGTGGTAAAGGCCATGGATTCGACCTGTTCCATGAGTCCTGGACACTCCTGGACCTCCACCCTGATATCCTTGCAGAAGCGTTGGATCAAGGCGTTGAACGAAGTACTTCTCAGGGTTTCTGTGGTGGCAAGAACGCCGATCACACCGGAACGGGTGGCGTTGAGGGCCGGGCGGACACCGGGTTCAATACCGATAAACGGGACCTTAAACATGGATCGCAGGGTGGTGATGGCAGTAACCGTTGCCGTGTTGCAGGCCACCACAACGGCCTTGACCCTTTTTTCCAGAAGAAAGCGGGTGATGTGGGCGGCTCTGTCCCGGACATAGTCCGAAGACTTGTTACCATAGGGGGCGTACCCCTTGTCAGCCACGTAGATGAGGTCCTCCTGGGGAAGCAGCTGGCGGATCCATTTCAGAACGGATACGCCCCCCACACCCGAATCAAAAACCCCCAGGGGGGCATCGTTTGACCGGGTTTCACCGGCTGTACAGATCTCTGCTGCTGTTTTGGTGGTATCCATATTGAGGCTATATACTCTGAAGGTTGACCCCTTGTAAAGCAAAGACGGATTTTACACAGCAATTTTGATTACAGTTTTAAACGGTATGCGTCAGTCGGTGTCCGTTCACTGAACCAAGAAAGCCGGGGGATTTTCGAACAAGGCAAACCCAAGCCGCAAAAACTCGGTCGCTGCGCTCCCTCAGACAGTTTGCGTCCCATTGGGCTTGCCTTGCCCGAAAATCTGATCCCCTTTGTTTCTTAATGTTCAGCAAACGGACACCGACTGACGCCCCATGCTGACGTCCATAACTATAATTGATTTTATATCGCTCCGTGACAATTTTAGGAATGTGTGGTATTTGACCCATTTTAACGATCGGTTTGGAGAATACACAAGACATATGGGTTACAGAGTTGCTATAAACGGGTATGGGCGAATCGGACGTTCCGTCCTTAGGGCCCTTTACGAGTCCCATCACTTCAGGTCCCTTGAGATTGTGGCTATCAATGAACTCTCCGATGCGGTAACCATGGCCCACCTGACAAAGTACGACACCACCCATGGTCGGTTTCCGGGCGAGGTCGGTATTTCAGGCAACGACCTCCATGTGAACAACACCCTTGTCCGTCTGACCCATGAACCTGATATTGAGCGTCTGCCCTGGGGGGCACTTGGGGTGGACGTGGTGCTTGAGTGTACAGGCTCATTTACCGAAAGGCACAGGGCAGAGGAACATTTAAGGGCCGGAGCAAAGCATGTTGTCTTTTCCCAGCCCGCCGAGGAGGATGTGGATGCCACCATTGTCTACGGCATCAACGACCACACCCTGGAACCCCATCACCGGGTGATCTCCAACGCCTCGTGTACCACCAATGCCGGTGTTCCCGTGCTCAAGGTGCTGAACCAGGCCATTGGCATTGAATCGGGAATCATCACCACGATTCATTCTATTATGAACGACCAGCCCGTGATCGATGCCTACCACCACCATGACCTTCGGCGCACCCGGTGTGCCGGGCAGTCGATTATTCCCGTTGATACCGGGCTTGCCAGGGGGATCGATCGCATCCTCCCCGAGCTTTCCGGGCGGTTTGAGGCGGTATCCATGCGGGTTCCGACCATAAATGTATCTGCCCTTGACATCACCATGGTCATGTCGAAACAGACCCGTGTGGCTGAGGTCAATCAGATTTTGAACCAGGCGACATTGGGTCGGTTGTCAGGTATTCTTGGTTATACGGAAGAGCCCCTTGCCTCCTGTGATTTCAACCATGATTCAAGATCTTCGGTGGTGGATGGCTGTCAAACCCGGGTCAGCGGTGGGAGGCTTGTTAAAATTCTGACATGGTTTGACAACGAGTGGGGCTATGCCAACCGGATGCTTGACACGGCAGCGGTCCTGCTTAAAATAAGCAGATTGTCATAACCTCCTTGACATGGACCTGTATTTGGTTTTTGATTGATTCCATATCCAGCATCCGGCCTGGCATTCCGGGACGACAGATGGGGTGGAAGCATGAATTCAAAAAAAATTGCATTGGAAAAATTTGATCAATTGCGTATTCAGGTGGAATCGTTGATCAATCTCCATGATTTTCCTTCCGATTCCCCGGCGGTTGAAGGGGTGTTCCGCCTGATCCATGAACTCCGAACGCTTCAGATGGAGGTGGCACAGCAAAACGAGGCATTGCATTGCTGCCGGCAGGAACTGTCCCAGGCCAATTCCGCCATGACGACCCTCATGGAAAAGATGAATCAGATCAGGAACGAGGTTGAAAATACAGTTCACGCCTCAATACGGCGGTTGATCCTTCCCTATGTCGACAAATTGAAACATGGCCCGCTGCAGCAGGACCAGAAAACCCTGGTTGGTATTCTGGAGTCAAACCTCCTTGAGATTGTAAGGCCGTTTGTGGCGGACATGAACGCCATGGATGAAAGCTTTACGCCCATGGAGATTCAGATCGCCCACCTGGTAAGGGAGGGCCGAACCAACAAGGAGATCGCCCTCATTCTCACTATTGCTCCGAGAACCGTGGGATTTCACCGGGAGAACATCAGAAGAAAGCTTGGAATTAACAACAAGAAAGTCAATCTCAGATCTGTTCTTTTGTCGTGTGGGTGATCAGTGAAAAAGGGGGGGGTAACTTTGTTCGTTCAGGTGAAGTCATGGAAAAAGTAGATTCGGCGCTGCAGTTCTGGCGTTATGTGCAGCTGTCGGACCTTGCACTGCCCCAGACAACCGTGTCGAGTTCCATCAAGGGTGGCATCAAGGGGCTATGGCAACGCCTCAGGGGGAATAGAACAAAAGATGAAGTGGCCGGGAAAAAAGAGTTAGCCCTTGAGCAGATCCCTGGGGCCCTGACTGAAAGGATAGCGCCCGATATAGACTGGCAGTTGCCGGCCGCAGTTTTAAAGGTTCAACTGGAAGAACTGTTGGCTTTGGATGGACTGTTTGACAAAAAAACCGATCAAACCACCTGTTTTCTGGTGGTTGGACTTCCCCACGGGGGCAACGAACAAACCCTTAAGATTCTTTCCGAATCCGCCCATTGGCAGACCATTGATCAACCCACCACGGAACAGATTCTCTCCCAGGACAACAACTGGCTCAAACAGATTGAAACCTGCGACACCCTCTGGGTTCTTCCGGCCCTGGAACGTTGCTATCTGCGCCATGTCCATGGTCTGGCCCTTGTGCGTCAGCTGTTTGAAATGATCAACACACGGGCCATGGGGCCCGGCGTTATCGGGTGTGACAGCTGGGCCCTTGCCTACTTGAAACATGTACTGCCCGGCCGCCTTCCCCCGGCACTGGTGGCCCAGCCCTTTGACGACCAGCGGCTTTCCAGGTGGTTTTATCAACAGGCCCTGACCGGATGCAATCGACCGGTTGTTTTTTGCCATACCCATAATGGTGAGCCTGTATTTCCCGCGGACAGGGAAGGGGGCCAGGCCGGTGCCTTCATGAATCAGCTGGCGGCCCACACCTTTGGAATTCCCGGAATTGCCATCAGCCTTTGGCGAAAGGCCCTCAGGCAGGAACCGGACAGGGCAGCGGGTGACGAGGCCCCGGTGAATACCTGCCAGGGACTGGAAACAACCCTGTGGGTACTGCCGTGGGATAAATTGACCCACCCGTCCCTGACTGCTCCGGTCAGTTCTGAGACATCGATTATTCTGCACACCCTGCTGCTCCACAACGGCCTCAGCCAGGAGGCCCTGGCCGAAATTCTGCCTTTTTCCACCCATGGGGTCACAAGGGCTGTCTGGGCGCTGAAGGATGCCGGCCTGATCGAGAAGGCTGACGGTCTGTGGATCGTCTCTCCCGGGGGGTACCCCATGGTGAGAAAATATCTCCACGGCGAGGGGTATCTGACCGACTCATTTTAAGGGAATCCAGATATGCATATATTCACCCATTTGAACGGCATGATTTTCATCAAGGGAGGCGTGGTTATCGGGATCGCCTTTCTTGTAATTACCCTGTCCCAGCGAATCGCACCCTGGCTGGCTGGAAGATTTTCCGGTCGTTACCGTTTGTATATCCTTGCCTCGGTGCCTGTTGTGCGGTTGATCGTCATTGTGCTGACCGTGTGGATGATTATTTCCATGGCAATCGAACCCACGGCTGAAAATATTTTTGCCCTCCTGGGTGCCTTTGGCCTGGCCCTTGGTTTTGCCTTTAAAGACTATGTCAGCAGCCTTATTGCTGGGATTGTGACCCTTTATGAGGCACCCTACCGCCTCGGAGACTGGGTGTCCATCGAGGAGGCCCAGGGTGAAGTGCGTGCCATCGGCATGCGTTCGTTTGAGATTGTCACCCCCGACGACACGGTGGTGGTCGTCCCCCACCTGAAGCTCTGGGCCAGTAAACTGTTTAATGCCAATGGCGGCTCCCGCAACCTCCAGTGCGCGGCTGCTTTTTATCTCAATCCCCGCCATGATTCGAAACTTGTGATCCAGGCCCTCCAGGATACGGCTTTGACCAGTTCCTATCTCCAGGTGGAAAAGCCCATAAGTGTGGTTGCCCTGGAAAAACCATGGGCAACCCAGTACCGGCTGAAGGCGTATCCCGTGGATCCACGGGATCAGTTCAGGTTCACAACGGATCTTACGGTAAGGGGCAAGGCAGCCCTGGAAGCCCTGGGCGTGGCCTATCCAGACAGGGCCGTTGTTTCGGCGGGTGCTTTTGGCAGTGAATGAGACAGACCTCAAGCAGCATTTTGCAGTGGTTGTCATCTAAGAGTTGCACCTTTTAGGTGTCATCTAAAGATGGTTCTGGGGAAACGCGTCCTGGATGTCTTCTTAAAAATTGCCGGGGACAGATGTCATACCTGCCCCCGGCGGTCAAACCTTTTTTTAGAAGTTAAGGGTCTCCTGGAG
Coding sequences:
- a CDS encoding mechanosensitive ion channel family protein, whose translation is MHIFTHLNGMIFIKGGVVIGIAFLVITLSQRIAPWLAGRFSGRYRLYILASVPVVRLIVIVLTVWMIISMAIEPTAENIFALLGAFGLALGFAFKDYVSSLIAGIVTLYEAPYRLGDWVSIEEAQGEVRAIGMRSFEIVTPDDTVVVVPHLKLWASKLFNANGGSRNLQCAAAFYLNPRHDSKLVIQALQDTALTSSYLQVEKPISVVALEKPWATQYRLKAYPVDPRDQFRFTTDLTVRGKAALEALGVAYPDRAVVSAGAFGSE